One region of Oxalobacteraceae bacterium OTU3CAMAD1 genomic DNA includes:
- the treA gene encoding alpha,alpha-trehalase TreA, whose protein sequence is MERATIRSLTLEHSRIFACALLMGAALPAMAQRSPEAASPQALKPSAGVATPHELFGPLFEAVQAARIYPDAKTFADAVANEDPQTILAQYQREQPKDAAALKAFVERYFSLPAPTTVTLRQHIASLWPVLTRPPLDPPKWSSALALPANYVVPGGRFREIYYWDSYFTMLGLKADHRSDLVDSMIVDFKSLIERYGFIPNGTRSYYLSRSQPPFFAAMTQLKPLGDRADDAKVLAALKTEHAFWMRGRGCLPKAGAGACERVARLADGTILNRYWDAKDTPRDEALGEDVATAREGKRPAPEVYRDLRAAAESGWDFSSRWLDDPARLATIRTTTIAPVDLNSLMYQLEGEIERRCKAAGDTACTAQFHRAKEVRAAAVQKHLWVTAERRYADFDLVKNAPTTVRSAATLYPLWVGMATQAQADAVAATTKAELLAEGGLRTTLVRNGQQWDSPNGWAPLQWVAVDGLARYGHKELAHDIARRWVGTVARTWAETGKLLEKYDVEERKSGGGGEYPTQDGFGWTNGVTSALLERYPDLNK, encoded by the coding sequence ATGGAACGTGCAACTATCCGGTCATTGACTTTGGAACACTCGAGAATCTTTGCCTGCGCATTGCTGATGGGCGCGGCGCTGCCCGCCATGGCGCAGCGCTCGCCGGAAGCGGCGTCGCCGCAAGCGCTTAAGCCGAGCGCGGGCGTCGCGACGCCCCACGAGCTCTTCGGCCCCTTGTTCGAAGCGGTGCAGGCGGCGCGCATTTATCCCGACGCCAAGACCTTCGCCGACGCCGTCGCCAACGAAGATCCGCAAACCATCCTTGCACAGTACCAGCGCGAGCAGCCCAAGGACGCGGCCGCCCTGAAAGCCTTCGTCGAGCGCTATTTTTCGCTGCCGGCGCCTACCACGGTCACCCTGCGCCAGCACATCGCCTCGTTGTGGCCGGTGCTCACCCGCCCACCGCTCGATCCGCCCAAATGGTCGTCGGCCCTGGCGCTGCCGGCGAACTATGTCGTGCCCGGCGGCCGCTTCCGCGAAATCTATTACTGGGATTCGTACTTCACGATGCTGGGCCTGAAGGCCGACCATCGCAGCGACCTGGTCGATTCGATGATCGTCGATTTTAAAAGCCTGATCGAGCGTTACGGCTTTATCCCGAACGGGACCCGCAGCTATTACCTGAGCCGATCGCAGCCGCCGTTCTTCGCCGCGATGACCCAGCTCAAGCCGCTCGGCGACCGCGCCGACGACGCCAAGGTGCTCGCGGCGCTCAAGACCGAACACGCGTTCTGGATGCGCGGAAGAGGGTGCCTGCCGAAGGCCGGCGCCGGCGCCTGCGAGCGCGTGGCGCGCCTGGCCGACGGCACCATCCTGAACCGCTACTGGGATGCCAAGGACACGCCGCGCGACGAGGCGCTGGGCGAGGACGTGGCCACCGCGCGCGAAGGCAAGCGTCCGGCACCAGAGGTGTACCGCGACCTGCGCGCTGCGGCCGAAAGCGGTTGGGATTTCTCGTCGCGCTGGCTGGACGATCCCGCGCGCCTGGCCACGATCCGCACCACGACCATCGCGCCGGTCGATCTCAACAGTTTGATGTACCAGCTGGAAGGGGAGATCGAACGGCGCTGCAAGGCTGCCGGCGACACCGCCTGCACGGCGCAATTCCACCGCGCCAAGGAAGTGCGGGCCGCGGCCGTGCAGAAGCATCTATGGGTCACCGCCGAGCGGCGCTATGCCGACTTCGACCTCGTCAAGAACGCGCCGACCACCGTGCGCAGCGCCGCCACGCTCTATCCGCTGTGGGTGGGGATGGCGACGCAAGCCCAGGCCGACGCGGTCGCCGCCACGACCAAGGCCGAGCTGCTCGCCGAAGGCGGGCTGCGCACCACGCTGGTCCGCAACGGCCAGCAGTGGGACTCGCCCAACGGCTGGGCGCCGCTGCAATGGGTTGCGGTCGATGGCCTGGCCCGCTACGGTCACAAGGAGCTCGCGCACGACATCGCCCGCCGCTGGGTCGGCACGGTCGCCAGGACCTGGGCCGAGACCGGCAAGCTGCTGGAAAAGTATGACGTCGAGGAGCGCAAGAGCGGCGGCGGTGGTGAATACCCCACCCAAGACGGCTTCGGCTGGACCAACGGCGTCACCAGCGCTTTGTTGGAGCGGTATCCCGACCTGAACAAGTGA
- a CDS encoding UPF0149 family protein yields the protein MLTTPLSDVEYDQLDDMLRDIGEQAMDVSALEGLLTALVVGPRPVPQTVWLDKVWGGGQARGTEAATGLVLRHLEYMRKWMVQDPGSFEPIYECGGAWSAEAWTAGFETGMALDAEGWAPLRAAHPEWLAPFQRQGDGWESAVTRSVIQINAHWHPEPVKTVKVGRNDPCPCGSGKKYKKCCGDGK from the coding sequence ATGCTCACCACACCCCTCAGCGACGTAGAATACGACCAACTCGACGACATGCTCCGTGACATCGGCGAACAGGCGATGGACGTCTCGGCGCTGGAAGGCTTGCTGACCGCGCTGGTGGTTGGCCCGCGCCCCGTGCCGCAAACGGTATGGCTGGACAAAGTCTGGGGTGGCGGGCAAGCGCGCGGCACCGAGGCGGCGACCGGCCTGGTGCTGCGCCATCTCGAATACATGCGCAAATGGATGGTGCAGGACCCGGGCAGCTTCGAGCCGATCTACGAGTGCGGCGGCGCCTGGAGCGCCGAGGCGTGGACCGCCGGCTTCGAGACCGGCATGGCGCTCGACGCGGAAGGCTGGGCCCCGCTGCGGGCGGCCCATCCGGAATGGCTGGCGCCATTCCAGCGCCAGGGCGACGGCTGGGAAAGCGCCGTCACGCGGTCGGTCATCCAGATCAACGCCCACTGGCATCCCGAACCGGTGAAGACCGTCAAGGTCGGCCGCAACGATCCCTGCCCTTGCGGCAGCGGCAAGAAATACAAGAAGTGCTGCGGCGACGGGAAATAA
- a CDS encoding response regulator, with product MRVDTLRKFRKLFGVLVAAVAVVLLIVLLGIGHVLNQSRLRYYASADETSRNLAITLEKFLNSHFLEVDLAMRRAGVEFQAMHAAGRFDNEKFSAYLRSLKERIPQADAVRGADAAGRVIYGERVDPAKPQDLSIREFFQRAKSEQELIIGTPARSRISDEWVLPLAFPLTMPDGGFGGAAYVLINSARLTAAFAALNIGEHGAIVLLDNRKRVLHRYPEAEDMLFGTTIKVNAITQRIMDGKEDRGTYTVISPRDNLERTLSVSRVGAYPVYVVVGLASDDFLAPWRKEVRNAAVFASLLLLLAGGLLMSVRFGLRKQFQSVEQLMENKQALQELLTQLTASESRWRSLTEGLPQMVWTATPNLRVDFLSHHWEEFSGIPPEQMMGDDNWSSVIHPDDIAAMAAAWRRASGEGTEFRCDCRMRRRDGVWRVFDNHALPQRDADGAIVSWVGSSTDRTESRASRLALQQAKEEAVQAGRAKSDFVANMSHEIRSPMNAVLGMLQLLQQTEMSERQQDYTSKAHSAASALLGLLNDILDFSKVEAGKLALDPHPFRLDKLWRDLAVILSANVGSKNIEVLFRIDPALPDLIVGDGLRLQQILLNLAGNAIKFTEHGEVVLSAKLLARDGKRLSIGFAIRDSGIGISEEQCRHIFDGFSQAEASTARRYGGTGLGLAISQRLVALMGGTLGVDSTPGKGSVFDFTIECEAAEQQPAPEAQQGAQPPAELMRGLKCLVVDDNPVARMVLSEMAGSFGWQVDLAASGHEALAAVSEQVAQRRAYDVVFIDWRMPTLDGWETSCQIRKLAPSGKMPLIVMVTAHDRELLAQQHDDLSPVLDGFVVKPVTASMLFDAVADARMERRAPLSLVSVPSRQRLAGLRLLLVDDNPANQQVASELLGNDGARVEVVGSGAFAIEAVTRGGPMPDLILMDIQMPEMDGYQATRAIRRLLGAGAPPIVAMTANAMAADRVAALEAGMVDHIGKPFDLAQLIDVILKHVGRGTGPAGVAAEEPAAADGAIAQVAAPAAIAAPAPAAAVSAVSTDSGAMPLPEAGLNSTAALKRMGGLQPVYLMALRSFAVESVKLATQLREARDAGDAEAALPVLHTLKGLSGTVGADRMAALAQLAEVTLKEGASARAWDQLGLVLDAGPGLVADIEQVLRQLAPVKDI from the coding sequence ATGAGAGTCGATACCCTGCGGAAGTTTAGGAAGCTGTTTGGCGTACTGGTGGCCGCCGTCGCCGTCGTCTTGCTGATCGTTTTGCTGGGTATCGGGCATGTGCTCAACCAGAGCCGCCTGCGCTACTACGCCTCCGCCGACGAGACCTCGCGCAACCTTGCCATCACCCTTGAGAAATTCCTCAACTCCCATTTCCTCGAAGTGGACCTGGCGATGCGCCGCGCCGGCGTCGAGTTCCAGGCCATGCACGCGGCGGGGCGCTTCGACAACGAGAAGTTCAGCGCCTACCTGCGTTCGCTCAAGGAGCGCATCCCGCAGGCCGACGCCGTGCGCGGCGCCGACGCCGCCGGGCGCGTGATCTACGGCGAGCGGGTCGACCCGGCCAAGCCGCAGGACCTGAGCATCCGCGAATTCTTCCAGCGCGCCAAAAGCGAGCAGGAGCTCATCATCGGCACGCCGGCCAGGTCGCGCATCAGCGACGAGTGGGTGTTGCCGCTGGCGTTTCCGCTGACGATGCCGGACGGCGGCTTCGGGGGCGCCGCCTATGTCCTTATCAACAGCGCGCGCCTGACGGCAGCGTTCGCCGCGCTCAACATCGGCGAGCACGGCGCGATCGTGTTGCTGGATAACCGCAAGCGCGTGCTGCACCGCTATCCGGAGGCCGAGGACATGCTCTTCGGCACCACCATCAAGGTCAACGCCATCACCCAGCGCATCATGGACGGCAAGGAGGACCGGGGCACCTATACGGTCATCAGCCCGCGCGACAACCTCGAGCGCACCTTGAGCGTGTCGCGGGTGGGCGCCTATCCGGTGTACGTGGTGGTGGGGCTGGCCAGCGACGACTTCCTGGCGCCGTGGCGCAAGGAGGTGCGCAACGCCGCCGTCTTCGCCTCGCTGCTGTTGCTCCTGGCCGGCGGGTTGCTGATGAGCGTGCGCTTCGGCTTGCGCAAGCAATTCCAGTCGGTCGAGCAGCTGATGGAGAACAAGCAGGCGCTGCAGGAATTGCTGACGCAGCTGACGGCGTCCGAGTCGCGCTGGCGCTCGCTGACGGAAGGCTTGCCGCAGATGGTGTGGACCGCCACGCCGAACCTGCGCGTCGATTTCCTCAGCCACCACTGGGAGGAGTTCAGCGGCATTCCACCCGAGCAGATGATGGGCGACGACAACTGGTCGAGCGTGATCCATCCGGACGACATCGCGGCCATGGCGGCGGCCTGGCGGCGCGCCAGCGGCGAGGGCACCGAATTCCGCTGCGACTGCCGCATGCGCCGCCGCGACGGCGTCTGGCGCGTGTTCGACAACCACGCGCTGCCGCAGCGCGACGCCGACGGCGCGATCGTCAGCTGGGTCGGCAGCAGCACCGACCGCACCGAGTCGCGCGCCTCGCGCCTGGCGCTGCAGCAGGCCAAGGAGGAGGCGGTGCAGGCAGGCCGCGCCAAATCGGACTTCGTCGCCAATATGAGCCACGAGATCCGCTCGCCGATGAACGCCGTGCTGGGCATGCTGCAACTGCTGCAGCAGACCGAAATGAGCGAGCGCCAGCAGGATTACACGTCCAAGGCCCACTCGGCCGCCAGCGCCTTGCTGGGGCTGCTCAACGACATCCTCGACTTTTCCAAGGTGGAGGCGGGCAAGCTGGCGCTGGACCCGCACCCGTTCCGGCTCGACAAATTGTGGCGCGACCTGGCCGTGATCCTGTCGGCCAATGTCGGCAGCAAGAATATCGAGGTGCTGTTCCGCATCGACCCGGCGCTGCCCGACCTGATCGTCGGCGACGGCCTGCGGCTGCAGCAGATCCTGCTGAACCTGGCCGGCAACGCCATCAAGTTCACCGAGCACGGCGAGGTTGTGCTGTCGGCCAAGCTGCTCGCGCGCGACGGCAAGCGCTTGTCGATCGGGTTTGCGATCCGCGATTCCGGCATCGGCATCTCCGAGGAACAGTGCCGGCACATCTTCGACGGTTTTTCGCAGGCCGAGGCCTCGACCGCGCGGCGCTACGGCGGCACGGGGCTGGGCCTGGCGATCAGCCAGCGGCTGGTGGCGCTGATGGGCGGCACGCTCGGCGTCGACAGCACGCCGGGCAAGGGCAGCGTGTTCGATTTCACCATCGAATGCGAGGCGGCGGAACAGCAGCCGGCGCCGGAGGCGCAGCAGGGCGCGCAACCGCCCGCCGAGTTGATGCGCGGGCTCAAGTGCCTGGTGGTCGACGACAACCCGGTCGCGCGCATGGTGCTGAGCGAAATGGCCGGCTCGTTTGGCTGGCAGGTCGATCTGGCGGCCAGCGGCCACGAGGCGCTGGCCGCCGTGTCGGAACAGGTGGCGCAGCGGCGCGCCTACGACGTGGTGTTCATCGACTGGCGCATGCCCACGCTCGACGGCTGGGAGACCAGCTGCCAGATCCGCAAGCTGGCGCCGTCGGGCAAGATGCCGCTGATCGTCATGGTCACCGCGCACGACCGCGAACTGCTGGCGCAGCAGCACGACGATTTATCGCCGGTGCTCGATGGTTTCGTGGTCAAGCCGGTCACCGCCTCGATGCTGTTCGACGCCGTGGCCGACGCGCGCATGGAACGGCGCGCGCCGCTGTCGCTGGTGTCGGTGCCGTCCAGGCAGCGGCTGGCCGGCTTGCGGCTGCTGCTGGTGGACGACAATCCGGCCAATCAGCAGGTGGCCAGCGAGTTGCTCGGCAACGACGGTGCGCGGGTCGAGGTGGTCGGCTCCGGCGCGTTCGCGATCGAAGCGGTCACGCGCGGCGGGCCGATGCCGGATCTGATCCTGATGGATATCCAGATGCCGGAGATGGACGGTTACCAGGCGACGCGGGCGATCCGCCGGCTGCTGGGGGCGGGCGCGCCGCCGATCGTCGCCATGACCGCCAACGCCATGGCCGCCGACCGCGTCGCCGCGCTGGAGGCGGGCATGGTCGACCACATCGGCAAGCCGTTCGATCTGGCGCAACTGATCGACGTGATCCTCAAACATGTGGGACGCGGTACCGGACCGGCTGGCGTGGCGGCCGAGGAGCCGGCCGCTGCCGACGGTGCGATCGCTCAGGTTGCCGCTCCCGCCGCCATTGCCGCTCCCGCTCCTGCCGCCGCCGTCAGCGCTGTCTCCACCGACAGCGGCGCCATGCCGCTGCCCGAGGCCGGACTGAACAGCACCGCCGCGCTCAAGCGCATGGGTGGTTTGCAGCCGGTCTATCTGATGGCGTTGCGCAGCTTCGCAGTGGAATCGGTCAAGCTGGCGACGCAATTGAGGGAAGCGCGCGACGCCGGGGATGCCGAGGCCGCGTTGCCGGTGCTGCACACGCTCAAAGGACTGTCCGGCACGGTTGGCGCGGACCGCATGGCGGCGTTGGCGCAGCTGGCGGAAGTGACGTTGAAGGAGGGCGCCTCGGCCCGCGCCTGGGACCAGCTGGGGCTGGTGCTGGACGCCGGTCCGGGCCTGGTCGCCGATATCGAACAAGTGCTGCGCCAGCTAGCGCCAGTAAAAGATATCTGA
- a CDS encoding SIMPL domain-containing protein, translating to MLKKFALVLALLPALLPSAVRAADLPTYPFIHVSGEGFVMVAPDMGEIDFDVSAFDADPAAAVALIQARVEEIRALLVEHSGPPEGDSAAVLEVQDMRKEMRKSANPDPAATPEYDIRSSVHIVVRDLTKWRPIMQALLEMKNIDHMSTTFGKSDRIKVEQELTAAAIKDALRRAEGMAAGFGKKVGPVTAISSSPLRNLTKAVGLMPTDYYNPDRRAQAKTSEKDFLSITVLRWTQNVDMIFRIK from the coding sequence ATGCTGAAGAAATTTGCCTTGGTACTGGCGCTGCTGCCGGCGCTGTTGCCATCGGCCGTCCGCGCGGCCGATCTGCCGACCTACCCGTTCATCCACGTCAGCGGCGAGGGCTTCGTCATGGTGGCGCCGGACATGGGCGAGATCGACTTCGACGTCAGCGCCTTCGATGCTGATCCGGCCGCCGCCGTGGCGCTGATCCAGGCCCGCGTGGAGGAAATCCGCGCGCTGCTGGTCGAGCATTCCGGGCCGCCCGAAGGCGACAGCGCCGCCGTCCTTGAAGTGCAGGACATGCGCAAGGAAATGCGCAAGTCCGCCAATCCCGACCCCGCCGCGACGCCGGAATACGATATCCGCAGTTCGGTGCACATCGTGGTGCGCGACCTGACCAAATGGCGTCCCATCATGCAGGCGCTGCTGGAGATGAAGAACATCGACCATATGTCGACCACCTTCGGCAAGAGCGACCGCATCAAGGTCGAGCAGGAGTTGACCGCCGCAGCGATCAAGGATGCGCTGCGCCGCGCCGAGGGCATGGCCGCCGGCTTCGGCAAAAAGGTGGGACCGGTCACCGCGATCTCGTCCAGTCCGCTGCGCAACCTGACCAAGGCGGTCGGCCTGATGCCGACCGATTACTACAATCCGGATCGCCGCGCGCAGGCAAAGACCAGCGAGAAGGATTTCCTGTCGATCACGGTGCTGCGCTGGACGCAGAATGTCGACATGATTTTCCGCATCAAGTGA